The nucleotide sequence TTTTATATATTTATAGGAAATGACCAGGTCGCCGGGTAATAATAAGCCGGTGACCAGTATTGCTTACCTTAAAAACCATACAGTATGGCACGCTTGAATCCGGATAATACCTGGAGAGGTTCAGTAGGAAAATATTCCTATTACAAGATGCGGGGCATCGATACACCCATTGTAAGGAGTAAGGGAGGCGCCAGCAAAGAGACCATTAAAACCCATCCCAGATTTGAACAAACACGGCGTATCAATGCCGAATTCGGGGGGCGTGCATCAGCCAGTAAAAGGATCATGCGCATGCTGTGGCCACTGAAATCGCTGGCCGACTACAATATTGCCGGTCCGCTCAATGCCTTGTTGAAACCCATCCAGGCATTGGATGACCAAAGTGAACTGGGAGAAAGGAATATATTGTTGTCATTGAACCCTGGCATCCTGGAAGGCTTTTCCCTCAACCGGAAACTGTCTTTTGATTCTATTGTACGCACCCATCTTAACTGGTCATTCTCGCAGGAAGAGTTGCAGGCCACCATTGATATTCCGGCGCTGTTGCCGGGCATTAATCTGTTTGCTTCCACTTCTCATCCCGTGTTTTCCATGATAGCTGTATTGGGTATTGTTCCTGACCTGTTCTATAGCCCCACTAAGTATATCACCACCTCTGATGAATACAATGAATTTGTTCCTGTGATGGCGTCAACGTCCTGGTTCCCTGTACTGGAAGGCTCGGAGCCCGTTAGCCTGACTTTACCTTATCTCTTCGCTCCGCCCGATGATGGTTATAGTATGATGCTTTCCGTCGGCATTTGCTTTGGCAGGATGCGTAATGCCTCCACGATAGAACAAGTGCCGTATGCAGGAGCGGCACGGATACTGGCTATGGCATGATCACTTCAACTATACAAAAACATCCTTTTCTTCCCCGCTGAGTATCCGGCTTTACGGTTCTTATGCCTCCTTTGCCCGCGCTTCGTCTCAATTCACCATTCCGCTGCATTCAATACCCATCTTACATTAACGGCCTGTTAATAATGTTATTAAAGAACGATTAAAAAATGTATTGGGTAGTAGGTTGATCTATACAGTTAGTATGGAATGAAACAGGTTTTCACTTACCTGAAACCGGCATTAACAATTTTTGGCACGCCTGCTAAATCATTACTGGTGCTTTGTTTCACGGAATTAGCGAGTGAGTATGCGATTGTTAACAAGCGATTAACCAGTCATTAACATCAATTAAAATGGGGTTAATAATAAGTTAACAGACTCTTAAATAACCAGCGTTTAAGTTAATTGCAGTGTCTATTTTCAAATTCAAAGGAACTTAATTTGTCTGGCACCGTAGCAGCCATATTAATGTCCTTTCTGGTTACTGGTTACATTAATAACAATTAAAAAGACACATGAGAAAGATTCTATCACTGCTAACAGTGCTGGTGACATGCACTGTTATGACCTTTGCCCAATCCCGCCCGGTGACTGGCCAGGTCAAAGACAGCAAAGGTGATCCCGTCCCCTTTGCCAGTATCAAGATCAAAGGCGCCAATACCGGAACTGCCGCCGACGCCAACGGAAATTTTACCATCAGTGCACCCGAAGGAGCTACTTTAGTGATCAGTGCTTCCGGCTTTACCGATACAGAAGCAAAGGTAGGCGCTACTGGTCCCGTGAACGTTTCGCTGCAAGGCAATGCAGCCATGCAGGAAGTAGTAGTAACTGCGTTGGGCGTTTCCAAATCTAAAAGAGCGGTAGGTGTAGCCGTTCAGGAGATCCAGGGTGATAAGTTGACCCAGACCAAACAGGTGGACCTGAACACGGCACTGGCCGGCAGGGTAGCAGGTATCCAGGTACTGGGTGGCTCCGGCGCCAAGTTTGGTACTTCTACTGTGCGTATCCGTGGTGTAAACACCCTTGGCACCGGTAACCCGCTATATGTAGTAAATGGCGTTCCTATTTCAGATGCCCGCGACCTGAACACAGATGATGTGGAGTCAGTATCTGTATTGAAAGGACCTGCAGCCACTGCCTTATACGGTCAGCGTGGTTCTGAAGGGGTGATCCTCATCACTACCAAAAAAGGAAAACGTGGCCCCGGAATAGGATTGGACTTTAATCAAAGCACCACCTTCGAAAGAGTAGCCACCTTACCCAAATACCAAAACGAATATGGTGGTGGTTATTCTCAGGATTGGTACACCTTCCAGTACGATCCTGCTGTAGATGCTCCGGCATTGGCAGCTATGGATGGCGCCAAATACTATGATTACTTTGGTGATGAAAGCTGGGGCCCCCGTATGGATGGAACCCTGTATGCTCCCTGGTATGCCTGGGATCCCGAAGATCCCGATTATGCCAAACAAAAGCCTTTTGTACCGCAGCCGGATAACGTTCGTGATTTCTACAATACCGGTGTGGCTTATAATACCAACGTGGCTTTCTCAAAGGTTACTGATAATTCCAACACAAGGGTTTCTTTCACCAACCTCGTAAGAACAGGTGTAACCCCCAACAGCCGCCAAACCAAAAACTGGTTGTCTATCAATAACAGCATAGACCTCACCAAAAAGTTTACGTTGGCCACCAACATCAACTATACGTATGAATACCTGTTCAATGTACCACAGGAAGGATACGGTACACAAACTGCGGGTTCCTTCAACCAGTGGTTCCAACGTAACCTCGAAATGGACAAGCTGAAAAGGTATAAAAGATCGGATGGCTCCTTTACTTCCTGGAATATCAATGGTCCCCGTGATACCGCTCCCAAATACTGGGATAATCCGTATACAGAAGTATATGAGAATATCAGCAACAACAAACGCCAGCGTATTTATGGAAACATAGGCGCTACGTATAAATTCACGCCGCACCTCAGGGTATCGGTACTGGCAAGGGCTGATGTGTATAACCAGAACTTTAACAGCCGGGTGGCTTCCAGTACCCTCAACCTGGATGCCTACAGGACTTACACCAACAATACCCGTGAGCTGAATTTTGTAGGTAACGTGGAATATGATAATCAGTTTGGCGATCTTTCCCTGCGTGCAGGCGCTTATGTAGAAAAAAGAACCAACTACAGCAACTATGTAAATGAAGCTACTGCCGGTGGCCTCAGCATTCCCAACTTCTACAACATTGCTGCTTCCAAGAACAGGCCCACTACCAACAATACCGAGATCCGTAAGGAAGTAAGAAGTATCTATGGCTATACTTCACTGGGTTGGAAGAACATGCTGTTCCTGGACCTGAATATCCGGAATGACTGGTCTTCTGCATTACCTGTTTCCGATAACTCTTACTTATATGGTGGTGTGTCAACCTCATTCGTCTTCACTGAATTAATGAAGCCGAATAATATCCTGAGCTTTGGTAAGATCAGGGCTTCCATTGCCCGTGTGGGAACAGATATTGATCCTTACCAGATCTACCAGACTTATACGGTGGGAAATCCTTATGATACCTATCCTACGCTCACAGTACCCAACACCATTCCCAACCAGGTGCTGAAGCCAACATTGTCTACTTCTTATGAAATAGGTACAGAGCTGCGCTTCGTGAACAACAGGGTGCGTTTTGATTTCAACTATTATAACCGGGAAGCTAAAAACCAGATCATCAACCTTACCATCCCAAGTTCTACCGGTTACAGCGCAGCACTGGTAAATGCTGGTAACATTACCAATAGTGGTATTGAGATCACGCTTGGTGGTACGCCGGTAAGAACAAAAGACTTTAGCTGGGATATTGACTTCAACATAGGGTTTAACAAGAACGAAGTGAAAGAGCTCTATGGAGAAAGCAAGAACCTGCTGGTGAATCCGGCCGGTCTGGGCGCTTCCTTTGGATTTGTAGGTACACCCGGCGTTTCTGTCAATGCCCGTGTAGGTGAAACCTATGGTATGCTCATTGGTACCGGTTACAAGCGTAATGCAGCCGGACAGAAGCTGGTAGACGATGAAGGATATCCTGTACTTGAACAAAACAAGGAACTGGGTTCTATTCTGCCCGATTATACCGGTGGTATCTACAATGAGCTCACTTATAAAAACTTTACCCTCAGCTTTGCTATTGACTTCCAGAAAGGTGGTAAGCTGATGTCGCTGACCAGCATGGTCAATGCAGGTTCTGGTTTGTCTGAAATTACAGTAGGCAATAACGACAGGGGCAAACCCAAGCGTGATGCTGTAGACGATGGTGGTGGCGTACGTGTGGATGGCGTGCGTGAATCAGATGGTAAGGTCAATGATATTTACCTGGATGCAAAGGAATATTATGAAACCGTACTCTCTTCTCTTTGGGAAGAATGGATCTATGATGCAACATTCGTAAAACTGCGTGAAGTAAGACTGGGATACAACCTTCCCAAACGCTGGTACCAGAAATTGTCTATTCAAAATGCCAACTTCTCCATCATCGCGCAGAATCCCTGGCTGATCTACAGCACGGTGAAAGGAATTGATCCTACACAGTTGCAAACACCCTGGTTCGACAGTGGTCAGCTGCCAGGTACACGCACATTGGGCTTTAACCTGAAGTTGCAGTTCTAACCATTAAAAAGAGAATAATGAAAACAAATATTGTCAAGTATATAACTTCCTGCTTACTGGTTGCTGCTGTGATAGCATCCTGTAAGAAACCAAGTGATTTTGGTGATCTGAACGTGGATCCCAATAACCCTTCCGATCCCAATACGGCTTTAATGTTCACCAATGCCATCCGTTCCGGATTAAGTACCGGTGTGGGCGCCGTGAACGCACCGGATGGCCTGCTATATGTACAGCACATCTCTGAAGTATTTTATACCAGCGCTTCCCTGTATACCAGCCGGATCTTTGATTATAATGGATTGTATAATGGGGCGCTGGCCGACCTGCAAAAGATCATAGACCTTAATACTGCCGATGATACAAAGAGTAAACCTTCTGTTATTGCCGGTGGTTCTAATGGCAATCAACTGGCAGCCGCCCGCATCCTGAAGGCGCATATCTTCCTGCAAATGGCCGATAGGTGGGGTGATATTCCTTATTCGGCTTCCCTGAAAGGATCAACCGACATTACACCCGCTTTTGATGAGCAGGAAAAGGTGTACAAAGCGCTTTTGCAGGAACTGAAGGATGCTGTTACGACTATTGATAACGGAGCCGGTCCTGCGGGCGATATCCTCCTGGAAGGTGATATGGACTGGTGGAAACAATGGGCTGCTTCTATCCGTGCGATCATTGCACTGCGTTTGTCTAAGGCAGATCCTGCTACGGGTAAAACAGAATTCGCAGCAGCAGTGGCAGATGGCATGCTGGAAGATAATGACCACAATGTTTATTATTATTACCTGAGTGATGCCAATAACCAGAATCCCTGGTATAACAACTATATCGTGGGTAAAAGGTACGACTATGCTGTAAGTAAGCCCCTGGTAGATAAACTGCAATCTCTTAATGACCCACGCTTACCGGTTTTTGCCGATAAAACAGGTACGGGTACTTACGTAGGCATGCCCTATGGCCTTACTTCTCCCGTGGGTTATTCCGCAGGTACTGTTACCAATCCCGGTAACATCTCCCTGATTGGTTCAGCTTTCCGCCAGCAAAATTCCAAGACAGCCATTACTACTTTTGCCCAATTGCAGTTTGCACAGGCGGAAGCAGCTCACCTGGGTTGGATTTCCGGTGGTGAAGCAGCAGCGGCTACTTATTACCTGGCCGGTATCAAGGCTTCCCTGGAACAATTTGGTGTAGGGGCTGGTTATGCCGTTTATATTGCTCAGCCGGCCGTAGTCTATAACCCTGCCAACGCAGTAGAGTTGATCCAAACCCAGAAATGGATAGCCAGCTACCTCGGCAATGGCTATGAAGCATGGGCTGAATGGAGGAGAACAGGCTACCCTGTATTAACCCCCGCTCCGGATGCCGCACCGGTTTCCGGCGGACAGATACCCCGCAGGCAAGCCTATCCAACCACCGAAAGAGATCTTAATACCGAAAACTATAATATAGTAATTGGCCGTCAGGGCGCCGACGAGCTCACTACCAAAACCTGG is from Paraflavitalea devenefica and encodes:
- a CDS encoding SusC/RagA family TonB-linked outer membrane protein, giving the protein MRKILSLLTVLVTCTVMTFAQSRPVTGQVKDSKGDPVPFASIKIKGANTGTAADANGNFTISAPEGATLVISASGFTDTEAKVGATGPVNVSLQGNAAMQEVVVTALGVSKSKRAVGVAVQEIQGDKLTQTKQVDLNTALAGRVAGIQVLGGSGAKFGTSTVRIRGVNTLGTGNPLYVVNGVPISDARDLNTDDVESVSVLKGPAATALYGQRGSEGVILITTKKGKRGPGIGLDFNQSTTFERVATLPKYQNEYGGGYSQDWYTFQYDPAVDAPALAAMDGAKYYDYFGDESWGPRMDGTLYAPWYAWDPEDPDYAKQKPFVPQPDNVRDFYNTGVAYNTNVAFSKVTDNSNTRVSFTNLVRTGVTPNSRQTKNWLSINNSIDLTKKFTLATNINYTYEYLFNVPQEGYGTQTAGSFNQWFQRNLEMDKLKRYKRSDGSFTSWNINGPRDTAPKYWDNPYTEVYENISNNKRQRIYGNIGATYKFTPHLRVSVLARADVYNQNFNSRVASSTLNLDAYRTYTNNTRELNFVGNVEYDNQFGDLSLRAGAYVEKRTNYSNYVNEATAGGLSIPNFYNIAASKNRPTTNNTEIRKEVRSIYGYTSLGWKNMLFLDLNIRNDWSSALPVSDNSYLYGGVSTSFVFTELMKPNNILSFGKIRASIARVGTDIDPYQIYQTYTVGNPYDTYPTLTVPNTIPNQVLKPTLSTSYEIGTELRFVNNRVRFDFNYYNREAKNQIINLTIPSSTGYSAALVNAGNITNSGIEITLGGTPVRTKDFSWDIDFNIGFNKNEVKELYGESKNLLVNPAGLGASFGFVGTPGVSVNARVGETYGMLIGTGYKRNAAGQKLVDDEGYPVLEQNKELGSILPDYTGGIYNELTYKNFTLSFAIDFQKGGKLMSLTSMVNAGSGLSEITVGNNDRGKPKRDAVDDGGGVRVDGVRESDGKVNDIYLDAKEYYETVLSSLWEEWIYDATFVKLREVRLGYNLPKRWYQKLSIQNANFSIIAQNPWLIYSTVKGIDPTQLQTPWFDSGQLPGTRTLGFNLKLQF
- a CDS encoding SusD/RagB family nutrient-binding outer membrane lipoprotein, producing MKTNIVKYITSCLLVAAVIASCKKPSDFGDLNVDPNNPSDPNTALMFTNAIRSGLSTGVGAVNAPDGLLYVQHISEVFYTSASLYTSRIFDYNGLYNGALADLQKIIDLNTADDTKSKPSVIAGGSNGNQLAAARILKAHIFLQMADRWGDIPYSASLKGSTDITPAFDEQEKVYKALLQELKDAVTTIDNGAGPAGDILLEGDMDWWKQWAASIRAIIALRLSKADPATGKTEFAAAVADGMLEDNDHNVYYYYLSDANNQNPWYNNYIVGKRYDYAVSKPLVDKLQSLNDPRLPVFADKTGTGTYVGMPYGLTSPVGYSAGTVTNPGNISLIGSAFRQQNSKTAITTFAQLQFAQAEAAHLGWISGGEAAAATYYLAGIKASLEQFGVGAGYAVYIAQPAVVYNPANAVELIQTQKWIASYLGNGYEAWAEWRRTGYPVLTPAPDAAPVSGGQIPRRQAYPTTERDLNTENYNIVIGRQGADELTTKTWVDQ